In Pseudomonas nunensis, a single window of DNA contains:
- a CDS encoding Ig-like domain-containing protein, with the protein MKSSVPANKSAGFFRAQGITSVMLMTFSLATASASPLDDVGQPPPTDPSAFANPPADPIAALDALGLLPEANQGAIALPNGAFGDRNTPRADNVLPPSVQTSFNFPTNGKPSPLFGAEPFTQQLLLFEEFGPEKLDPTTPPPLLTFPVPTTGPAPQQDPNNVARSGPSSAAMEAFMRQPGLFPFPSQFSNVLDRNPWKAQIEAFLNRHPVGSPAEGRPPGKGWSHQRWNEFYPQVQYKTVQMGARTNQGLRDRKQLHNYAVGEFAPGGLYYQTSDIPETAGTTKGIDVRFHSKMPLQNHNSLWTFDGTVPPKLLMVRYGQPLLMRHYNALPIDPSANAGFGLHTISTHEHNGHSPAESDGYANAFFFPGQYYDYRWPMQLAGYDTINTTAQDPRAAFPCAAGETLYVNDATPGLKTCDHGSIKIRGDWRETMSTHWFHDHMLDFTAQNVYKGNAVMMNYYSALDRGNEALEDGVNLRLPSGSALPWGNRDYDVNLVVADKAWDENGQLWFNPFNTDGFLGDQILVNWQYQPRLKVRARSYRFRILNGSVSRYFKMALVREISGNGGEFPGPAGSGVSYNRVPFHLIGNDGNIMEHAVPFDGSMDLDGDGDRQDHNAILPTQGIAERYDIIVNFAKNGIKTGDKLYFVNLLEHKTGKGPEKNELSLADVLSEKYKAVIKQTSKGPQWDKGDPTVGKFLQLLVMPYSGQDQSMDPVAYEPAKPGKPTGKVMIPLTIDRDSASDQAKLKVARHREFIFGRSDGTDAAPWTVKTDGGFGYNMDPRRLSAAPQLANGPTDAGFSGDGTLEVWKIKNGGNGWNHPVHVHFEEGVILSRDGKAPPEWEKGARKDVYRIGEGIDSSVDVEMAIHFREFAGTYMEHCHNTQHEDNSMLLRWDVEHPGQFQLMPTPLPGWDGVTYVNSAALPTFRSGDQDDDHEGQNKKPVANPDVAASNNGQPLTINVLANDTDPDGNLPLKVVGLSQPDSGQGTVSTDGVRVIYTPPAVVATPFTALFTYNASDAKDAVSENPATVSVTVAATATVNEDLLVTSASVTTRSNNRNTWDIAGTTSRGTGNTITVTAATTGGPLNLGTATLTPTGTGARWRVSVTTTGNGPAPNPTITVTSALGKTVTVPIAAH; encoded by the coding sequence ATGAAAAGCTCAGTACCTGCGAACAAGTCGGCCGGCTTCTTCCGGGCGCAGGGCATCACCTCCGTGATGCTGATGACTTTCAGCCTGGCCACGGCCAGCGCCTCACCGCTCGATGATGTCGGGCAGCCGCCACCCACAGATCCCTCGGCGTTTGCCAATCCACCGGCCGATCCAATAGCCGCACTGGATGCGTTGGGACTCTTGCCGGAAGCCAACCAGGGCGCCATCGCCCTGCCCAACGGCGCGTTCGGCGACCGCAACACGCCCCGAGCTGACAACGTACTGCCACCGAGTGTGCAGACCTCGTTCAACTTCCCCACTAACGGCAAACCCAGCCCCTTGTTCGGGGCCGAACCGTTTACCCAGCAACTGCTGCTGTTTGAAGAATTCGGTCCGGAAAAACTCGACCCGACCACCCCGCCGCCGCTCCTGACATTCCCGGTGCCCACTACCGGCCCGGCGCCTCAGCAGGATCCGAACAACGTCGCCCGCAGTGGTCCGTCGAGTGCCGCGATGGAGGCGTTCATGCGTCAGCCGGGATTGTTTCCGTTCCCGTCGCAGTTTTCCAACGTGCTCGACCGCAACCCCTGGAAAGCGCAGATCGAAGCCTTCCTCAATCGCCATCCAGTGGGTTCGCCCGCCGAGGGTCGACCACCGGGAAAAGGCTGGTCACATCAGCGCTGGAACGAGTTTTACCCGCAGGTTCAATACAAGACCGTGCAGATGGGCGCGCGGACCAACCAGGGCCTGCGCGACCGCAAACAATTGCACAACTACGCCGTCGGCGAATTCGCGCCCGGCGGGCTCTATTACCAAACCTCGGACATCCCGGAAACCGCCGGTACCACCAAAGGCATCGACGTGCGTTTCCATTCGAAAATGCCGTTGCAAAACCACAACTCGCTGTGGACGTTCGACGGCACCGTACCGCCCAAACTGCTGATGGTTCGCTACGGCCAACCGCTGCTGATGCGTCACTACAACGCCCTGCCGATTGACCCGTCGGCCAACGCCGGTTTCGGCCTGCACACCATCAGCACCCACGAACACAACGGTCATTCCCCCGCCGAAAGCGACGGCTATGCCAACGCGTTCTTCTTTCCGGGGCAGTACTACGATTATCGCTGGCCCATGCAACTGGCCGGCTACGACACCATCAACACGACGGCGCAGGACCCGCGCGCGGCGTTCCCTTGCGCAGCGGGCGAAACCCTGTACGTCAACGACGCCACTCCCGGCCTCAAGACCTGCGACCACGGCAGCATCAAGATTCGTGGCGACTGGCGTGAAACCATGAGTACGCACTGGTTCCACGACCACATGCTCGATTTCACCGCGCAGAATGTCTACAAGGGCAACGCGGTGATGATGAACTACTACAGCGCCCTCGATCGCGGCAACGAAGCGCTCGAGGATGGCGTCAACTTGCGCTTGCCCAGCGGTTCGGCGCTGCCGTGGGGCAACCGCGACTACGACGTCAACCTGGTGGTCGCTGACAAAGCCTGGGACGAAAACGGCCAGTTGTGGTTCAACCCGTTCAACACCGACGGCTTTCTCGGCGACCAGATCCTGGTCAATTGGCAATATCAACCACGCCTGAAAGTGCGCGCGCGCAGCTATCGCTTTCGCATCCTCAACGGTTCGGTGTCGCGCTATTTCAAAATGGCCCTGGTGCGTGAAATCAGCGGCAATGGCGGCGAGTTTCCGGGGCCGGCAGGCTCGGGAGTGTCCTACAACCGAGTGCCGTTCCACCTGATCGGCAACGACGGCAACATCATGGAGCACGCCGTGCCCTTCGACGGCAGCATGGACCTGGATGGCGACGGTGATCGGCAGGACCACAATGCAATCCTCCCGACACAGGGCATCGCCGAGCGCTACGACATCATCGTCAACTTCGCGAAAAACGGGATCAAAACCGGCGACAAGCTGTACTTCGTCAACCTGCTGGAGCACAAGACCGGCAAGGGGCCGGAGAAAAACGAACTGTCGCTGGCCGATGTGCTGTCCGAAAAATACAAAGCCGTGATCAAGCAGACCAGTAAAGGTCCGCAATGGGACAAGGGCGACCCGACGGTGGGGAAATTCCTGCAACTGCTTGTTATGCCCTATTCCGGCCAGGACCAAAGCATGGACCCGGTCGCGTACGAACCAGCCAAACCAGGCAAACCCACCGGCAAGGTGATGATCCCGTTGACCATCGATCGCGACAGCGCGAGCGACCAGGCAAAACTGAAAGTGGCGCGGCACCGCGAGTTCATTTTCGGTCGCTCCGACGGCACCGATGCAGCGCCCTGGACCGTCAAGACGGATGGCGGTTTTGGCTACAACATGGACCCGCGCCGGCTCAGTGCCGCGCCGCAACTGGCCAACGGCCCGACCGATGCCGGGTTCTCCGGCGACGGCACGCTTGAAGTCTGGAAAATCAAGAACGGCGGCAACGGCTGGAACCACCCGGTGCACGTGCATTTTGAAGAAGGCGTGATCCTCAGCCGCGACGGCAAGGCGCCGCCAGAATGGGAGAAAGGCGCACGCAAGGATGTCTATCGCATCGGCGAAGGGATCGACAGTTCAGTGGATGTCGAAATGGCTATCCACTTCCGCGAGTTCGCCGGCACGTACATGGAGCACTGCCACAATACCCAGCACGAAGACAATTCGATGCTGCTGCGCTGGGATGTCGAGCACCCCGGCCAGTTCCAGTTGATGCCAACGCCTCTGCCGGGTTGGGACGGCGTCACCTATGTGAACTCCGCCGCACTGCCGACCTTCCGCAGCGGTGATCAGGACGACGATCACGAAGGCCAGAACAAGAAACCTGTGGCCAACCCTGACGTCGCTGCCAGCAACAATGGCCAGCCGCTGACCATTAACGTGTTGGCCAATGACACCGACCCCGACGGCAACCTGCCGCTCAAAGTGGTGGGCCTGAGCCAGCCGGATTCCGGTCAGGGCACGGTCAGCACCGACGGCGTGCGGGTGATCTACACGCCGCCGGCCGTGGTCGCTACGCCGTTCACCGCACTCTTCACCTACAACGCCAGTGACGCCAAGGATGCCGTCTCGGAAAACCCGGCAACCGTATCGGTAACGGTTGCTGCGACGGCAACCGTCAACGAAGACCTGCTAGTGACCAGCGCTTCCGTCACCAC